The genomic stretch acaaaccaatccaaagtagcttatttggggcattttgcaataaAAAACTATGAAAACGACGTGGTAATGCATGCGataagaggccaaaaaggactatttAAATTGCACGAATCAACTCGCTGCAATGAGTGGGAATTTTGATGTTCAGTACTGTGGTCGGACATCAACAGGGGTTGGTTGCTCGTTGTGATGAGAACCAGGGCTTACTTGCTGTGGTGATAGTTATTAGTGTTTCGCGTTGCGGTTCGGACACAGGTTATTATGGAGTTGTGCTGATGAAGGATGATACCGGAGTTGTTTGTATTATTGTATATGGTTGTATCGTTCTATGAATATGGTTGTATTCTTTTACTTGTCTGCAatgatccatttgatattgtcGGCAAATGCTGAGCAGTGAGTCTTGACAGGTGATCATGTGGCTGCTGTGGATTGTGATTGGGGATATTGGAGGACGCGTGTCATCGCCGAGTTTCATTTAGTTATTCATGACAGTTATATTTGATTATTCATTACTTATGTTGTAGACTTTTGGATTTGGTTTTTGTATTGTATTCGTTATTTTATGATTGAGTTAAGAAAGTTGTTAAACtattcttttattgtctatttgatatcaACAACCTcagacaaccgagatggtaatgtccttATTTACTTTGGAAGGTCTTGTTAAAGGTTCATGGGTAAATTAGGGTGTAATAAGATTAGTGGTGGTCAAAGGGCGGCCATAGTCGATGGGCAGTTTCGGTGTGATGGCATTAGGGTTAGGGTGTTGGGTGATGACCGAAGTATCATATACTCAAGGACTcaaataatgttaatttaagtatcagcaaacttattactttatgtaataatagcactaagacatggaatgtgactagatttaaggatctcaacaatcccgaggtagaagagtcagctagaaacaattctagtaaggaagagatttggtgggaaaaacctacgaacggtttcctaaagctaaattttgacggatcgagaatagaaggtaataaagctgctttaggatattctataagagatcacaatggtaaagttgttttgttaggagcaaaaaagtgcggatccaatagtatccttgttgcggaagcacttgctttaaaagaaggtattttagcagccaaatacttaggaatctcaaagttaattgtggagggtgataacttatgtgttattaactcgattcgaggtacttggcaaattccgtgggaaatttctagtattatcaaggatgtgaaattagaccttcattttttcgatgaagtaataattaaacattgctttcgtgaaaccaacaaggttgctgacttcatggcttcagttggacattcatgtccaactctttcgaggtggtttgatagccggtggcttcaacttacctccctcattcgaaaggatgagataggttggtcctaccctagaggatcaacctagttttcttacctaataaaaaaaaaaaaaaaaaatatactcaAGGACTCAAGGTTAGAGTTGGGAAAAGGTCAATTGGGTCAGATATGGTTAGTTTGGGTTTGTGTTACTTTGATGTACTTATTCCCCTACATCTACACCAGAGTAGTTACAACTCACAATCTATTTTAGATAAGCGACATTAAATTAATTGTACACTTTTAATAAACAAAATCCCAAAATATCTAAATAAAGTACCATATACTACATAAAATGTCATTATTTACCCTCTATAATACCTCCTATAGGCAACAAAGTGAACAAACTGTCTTTTTGCACAAGTTTATTAATTATTAAACCAAAGGTATTTATGCGGATGATTATGTATTTGTGTCAAATAAGGTTGGGTTATGTAATTCTGGGCTTATTTCGCGTGTTTATTTATGGGTGACATTGGGCATGTAGGGGTCATTCAATTAAGATGAATCATATATATTGAATTTGCGACTTTGTGTCACTTAGAGTCGGGTTGATTTGAAGTCAACGGTTAAGAGTTAAAATAGATGTCATTTCAAGTGAGTTAGTTTGGCTTATCTTGGCATCAATGATTCATTCAAATTGAATTGAATCATTTTTTAGTGATGGTTTCGAATCTGGGTAAGTTTAGTCAGATtaattaatgagaaatatttgtaTCCTTCGAAAGGACGCCCTTCCTTACACTTAAATGTGGAGGACCATCCTCCTCATTTCTATTTTAGTCCTCCTTCTTTAATATACATTTTAATGTACATAATATTCAATGTGATTAAAGATAAGTTATAAGTTTGGGTCATCTTGAGCACCAAACTaaggtgctgtttggccaagcTTTAAAAGTGTTTTTGTAACTGAAAAAGTAGTAGTTTGGCCAAACACCCTAAATTAGAAGTTTTAAAACTACTTTTAAAAAGTTAAAAGCTGATTAATGACCCCCAAAAGTAGAAGTAGGTATTTTCTAGTTCTACTTTTACTTCTACTTTTCACATAAACAGCCAAAAAAGCAAAACAAAAGTTGTATGaaagtagttaggccaaacatgTACATTTTATGTAAACCgcttttacaaaagtatggccGAACAACCAAAACTTTTCCAAAAAGTAACGTGTGAATAAACCCCTTTTAAGAAGGAAAATCTATTTTACACAAGTAAGGCCTAAGGCTTCTTTCAAATTGAATCATTTTAGGGTCCGATGGCTTCAAATTTGGTCATCATTTCTAGTTGGATCAATTACAAACCTAACAAAATCCTGATCAAATTTAAATTAATCGATTATGATAGCGTTAAACAAAGAGTACCTTTATTAACTTTCGCAAttcatttaaattttattaataattATATCGAATTGAATCATTTAAATCGAGTTGATTCTGCAAGACCTACTAAATATCAACATGGTTGTCGATACTCAAAAGAGACCTACTAGACGACACTCAAATTATAAAAGAGAAAAGATACGAAAAGGGAAAATATGATGATTTAGACATGACAAAACATGCAACTAGGTAGACATGGCTATTCATGCATCAACGTGTTCCTTCATCCACCAATCTCTATCTTTACTACTTCCCTCTATCTCTtaccttcttcttctccttctccatAATTTCTTCATCATTTAATTGTCATTCTATTCTTCTTTAATTTTTCGTACGTTATTGCTCCATATTAGATCTACATCTACTACATCCACGTTACCTAAAAAGACTTAGACTACGCATACACGACGTGTATTTTTCCTACACTATAGATTATATATTCTACCTACGTCTTTgaaatttattaaatttttgttACTACTTTAGCAtatattattttataaaattgtctTATTTTGAAGCTTAGTTTTTTCCTAAATTTGATATTATATTATCTTACTTTATAAcaacaaatattattattatcctAAAATATCATGTCCCGTCCCTCAACATTGCCACTTCTTCCCACTTCAAGAGAAGAAAACAAGTTAGGTTCGTCATAGATTGTTAACCAAGTTCATTTACTTTataatgcatacaaaaattactAATCCCCTACTCAACagattgtttacgtttgattaaaatactcttcACAAAATAATAAGAGTGAAAACAATCTGCTGAGTCCGAGGGAATATGTTTTGATAGATGTATATTTGATAAAAGGAATAGGGGGTTTTGCAGAGGAAAGTGATGAAGAGATGTTTACGGTGCCGGAAATGGAAGAAAATAGAGAAGAGACAAAAGAGATAGCAAGCCAAGGGAGCTTACAAAGttgtaacaacaacaacaatggtggTGGTGAACAAGTCGGCCCCGTTAAGCGAAGAAGGGGTCGTAATCCCGTTGACAAGGAATATAGGAGACTCaagaggtttttttttttaatcttcaTCTTCTTGTTTCCATACATGTTATATTTCCTACTAAAATTTATGTTCATGATTATCGTTTTCATTATCCTGAAATCAAAGACTCGTTATTCTTTAGCTTCGAATGAAGTTATAATAAAGTAATACTCCATAATTGTCACTAAACTAATTACACTTCTTTAGTTTATAATGTAATAGTATTCGATCATGTTGTGATGCATACTTGTTTCATGCGTTGATACATACAACGATCTGCCTTGTTCATTTTTATTGgctatcacaaaatctcattggaGACGGgcgatatcgcccgtcttcaatgagattttgtgatagccaaagcgtcttgcttgtgacggtattagcccgtcacaagcaaggcGCTTTGATTGGCTATATTGACTTCTACTTATGTTGATCTGATAAATTAAAGGCTTGATGATGATGCCAAATCTCATTTTAGATTGTCTTAACCTTAAAACGGTCTTTTTCTTTATGTGATGTGGTTCCGAACTAGTTAAAATGACTATGTTGTAAGTTTAAGACGGTATTAAGCAAGACTAGCCCGTAAGTAAAGCATTACAAATTTGACAATGAGAAATTGAAATACTACGTACTATTGTAAAGGAATTTGAGATCGATCGTGTGTATCAATAGTGTTAAACTGGGGTGAAATTCCGAGGAGACCTAGGTTCAAGCTAAGCCTCCCCAAGAGCAATTTTATGGATTATTTATTGCCCGAGTCCATGCCTTCTAGACCTCGAGTCTGTCACCCTCAGACGGCTTAGTTGTTATACGTGGTTTGAAAGCTATCACGTATATCCGAGAGTTTACCCAGTGCGCACTAAAGGTGGTAACGGCTGCGGATTCCCTTGTCACCGGAAAAAAACAATGGAACTTTAGATGCATTAAATTTCTCATGGTATACTGACAAGTTTCACAGGAGCGAGGGTGACAAGGTGTAGTTCTTTTCAACATGCAGAACTGTAGTGGAAACTTAACTAACAGTAAAGTGGAATTATTCTATGTCAAAATCATTCCATATATAAATCAAAGAGGATAATGTTACCGAGTGGTACTAGCTAGTTTCAGTATCACCGTTTTCACATGTCTAATGTCGGTTTATATATTAGAGAACGAATTTgaaatttggagaagatcgatggTATCGAAATGTAGTATTCTGTGCATCACTTACTTTTAGgtgcaacaataataataataaaacatgtGAAAATAAATGCAGGTTACTAAGGAATAGAGTATCAGCACAGCAAGCACGAGAAAAGAAGAAAGTATACGTGAATGATTTGGAGTCAAGAGCCAAAGAACTCGAAGAGAATACCTTCAAATTAGAAGAAAAAATTTCTATTCTCACCAACGAAAATAGTATGCTTCGTAAGGTAAATACGGAGTACATGCCCCAGCATACCATAATTAGAAATTGAAATTTTTTAGTCACAATTTGAATTTTTCGATTTCCTTTTTTCTGTAAATCTCTCCGCTATTTACTAAAATTTCGATCTATATTTTCACCCATATATAGTTTCAAATTTTGGTTCTCCCACTATAGTTATTGCCCGTGAGATTTTAAAATAATGATAAATAGGTCGAGTAAGACTACGTACAACTTATCTAGGTTGAGTAAGAATACGACTTCTCAAATCTCAACTAATCTGAAGTTTATTTACAGGTACTTATGAACACTAGACCGAAGGTTGATGAAGACGAAGAAACAAAACATGGGTGATTAGAAGAAAACCTAACTCCATCCCTATATACTTTATATGTAATTTATTCCTAGCTATAGTTGCAATGTACATTATTGTCAAACCCATAATAAGTTGCTTCTAAAAAACTAGTACACtgaattaatattattattgtgaGATCGTCTCATACTCTCAAATGAAAATTAGTGATTCAGGAAAATTAGTGATTCATCACAAAAGacaataacattttttttttggtacgcaTGAGGGGCATAGCCCCTGAGGATTACAAAGCAACTAAGGCATAACTAAGCGAGGGAAAGCTACTCCTAACAAATCTTCACGAAGAATCGTTCGGATCTCTTTTGGCGGAGAATAAAAAAGGTAGTGGATGTCGAAGAATGTACTCCAACATTTGCAAGCCAATCTGTCACTCGATTGGCCTATCTAAAAACATGGTCCACTTTAACATTTCATCCCGTCATATTGATTAGCTCTTTACACCGAAGTACCAACGGGCAAAGGCTGCCACTCGTAAGTTGATTTTCTTGAATTAAATTAACGCAGGACAAATTATCCATATGAACTAGGACTTTAGTAAGACCAAGAACCCGAGCTCGTTCCAACTGTTCTCATTTCAGCTCGCATAGATGTGCAAAAACCGCACGAAAAGGTGAATGCAGATAGAAAATTACCGGTATCATCTCGAAGTAACCCGCCACAGCTGGACCTGAATTTCCTTGCGAAGCACCATCCGTATTATGTAGAAACCATCCTAATGGAGGAGgattctgtagatacctcatttctgcacctctcgcaaaccacccggtgatgattgggccgcatgtttggtacgcggaacgatttgtgacaattcgtaagtttatcgtcaagtgattgctcaaacttAATGTCTACTTCATGGTCGtcgtctaggtgtcattacggtcgttttggcagtaattagagttcatttggagtctgggtcaaaaaaccgtcttcgtttcctaaaaccgtcaaatcccgggtcaaagcaatgtgcttgtctacctaaggttaggatgtcataaaatgttgagattatatctcattttgagtcacatgtcacttcattaggctaaacttaaggtttgcattacaaaatgtgcatttcatttagttaaaatgacaacccgatctttaggcccattttacgaggtcataacgacttttttgggtcaggcctatttcacagaaagttctagatctctttcttagctttccaacgccaccgaaatcaccttaatccgagtcttgtagagaaagttatgcctaaaatacgacagactgtcaaatgcgttttctacgcgcagaggaacctacccgggaaaggacgcagcaagtgctgcgcctcttctaagggacgcagaacctacgccttttcccagggctttctttttgtccaagtttccgtgttttaacctaagtcggttatttccggatctttccttccgtatcctagtcttaccataattccttcacgtgattaatataaataggagccttcgctcctcatatttctcacgcgagtgtccgcccttctcttccccctttgcattctagactttgttcttactttttggcgtctacgtgcttgaactttcgatcacgtaagctcggatccttcttagtaccagcctccccgtttgcatgaccgaccaatttgaccaactacacatcaatcaacttaattaattaatcgttttcctcttacgagggcactttctttgcattcgcgtcgagcatcactaatcgatatcttagtccttctcgtttcgtcaacatgtaagtctgagggtgtaatctccttttttatttattgtatttatttattgtatcatcaattgtaaggtttatgtcgaaaatatcattaaaaccgatttctaaaaccatgctttaaaacctctttttacggatttccagtagataa from Silene latifolia isolate original U9 population chromosome 2, ASM4854445v1, whole genome shotgun sequence encodes the following:
- the LOC141628884 gene encoding transcription factor HY5-like isoform X2 — encoded protein: MSRPSTLPLLPTSREENKLEESDEEMFTVPEMEENREETKEIASQGSLQSCNNNNNGGGEQVGPVKRRRGRNPVDKEYRRLKRLLRNRVSAQQAREKKKVYVNDLESRAKELEENTFKLEEKISILTNENSMLRKVLMNTRPKVDEDEETKHG
- the LOC141628884 gene encoding transcription factor HY5-like isoform X1 — protein: MSRPSTLPLLPTSREENKLGGFAEESDEEMFTVPEMEENREETKEIASQGSLQSCNNNNNGGGEQVGPVKRRRGRNPVDKEYRRLKRLLRNRVSAQQAREKKKVYVNDLESRAKELEENTFKLEEKISILTNENSMLRKVLMNTRPKVDEDEETKHG